The window GCGGCTTGCGCTGCGGACGCTCGGTGGTGTCCTCGTACACGCCGTCGAGCCACAGCATGTGGAAGTGGATGTTGAGATTCAGCGCGCTGCCGAAGCGCTGGATCAGGGTCACCACGCCGCATTGCGCCGTATCCCGCGGCACGCCGGCCTGATCGGCAAGCCAACCGGCGATCACACGATGCACGATGCCCAGCACCGGGCCGATCGCCTCAGGCTTGCTGGCGAACAGGAAGCGCAACGGGTACGGAAAACTCAGCACCCATTGCCGCACCGGCCGCGGGCCAAACACCTCCTCCACCAGGTGCCGCGCGCTCTCGGCCATGCGCCGCGCCCCGCAGCTGGGGCAGAAG of the Stenotrophomonas bentonitica genome contains:
- a CDS encoding transposase zinc-binding domain-containing protein, with product MPAAHAAARYARHLPERTLLYALVQAHYPDFIARLEAEDRPLPEYVREEFETYLRCGVLEHGFLRVVCEQCRAERLVAYSCKKRGFCPSCGARRMAESARHLVEEVFGPRPVRQWVLSFPYPLRFLFASKPEAIGPVLGIVHRVIAGWLADQAGVPRDTAQCGVVTLIQRFGSALNLNIHFHMLWLDGVYEDTTERPQRKP